acacacttttaactGAGGAGATCTTCAGGTTGATTTCATGTTTATAATACATTTGtaataattttaacattttaccatAATAAACTAACATATTGAAACAttgatttatgtaaaataatttaaatttacattaaaaaaatttttaaggTTATTTAACACTTTAGGGCTGCCAAGTTATTTATATGTATAACTTTGATATTTACCTCTGTAGTACATGTTGAAGCCGTTGCTCTTGAGGATATTAAAGATTCCTTCGGTTTTCCTGCTCAGATACTCGAAGCTGCAGGAGACGTCCTGGTCCACCGCGAACCTCCGGACCTCTTTCACCGTCTCGTCTTTCCCCAACAGGTAGGCCTTCACCGTCAGCGACATCCTGCTGCAGATCCCGGGTACACTTCAGACAGAGGACGGAACCAGACTCCGGAGAGAAAACACGCACTTCTGGAGACTTTCTCAAACAAAGTGAGAAACTTTGTGACGCAGCTTTAAATCCTCTCCTTTATGTTTACTTCCGTGATCAACGTCACTGTCGTCGCGAGAAGTAAACATCGACGCGGCCTCCCATTGGTCAGCTGGCGGAGTCCCGCCCCGACGACCAATGACAGGCAGCGGAGTGACTGCGCACTTTCCAATGAGGGGATTTCCTCGCTGAGTCAGCTGACCAATCAGGTTTATCCGGAATAAAGTTCATATTGAAGCAAAATGACGCTGCGTCATCGTTACAAAACACATGATGGAAAGTTTTTACCAAAGTGTAAACAAACAATGACCTTCACACACTTTTATTAACTAAATATAATGAAACTAACCCAAAGTTAACCAAACtgatatatattattttcattacagataacagaaaaaaaacatgttaatttgctgttcttctttgtgatattttatatttcagtacaacgtgtatatatatatatatatatatatatatatatatacacacacacctcacagtAGCTATTTATATACATAAAACCCTTTTTTATTGAATCCTTGTGACTCCATTAAAGCTGAAATTATTATAACTACACATTTAGTGTATTAAGTGTTTTTTCTTGCTTCATTCATAACGTGCATCAggtttttaaatctgtatttaTATTCAGCCCTTTAGTTCAGTTAGAAATCTGGTTTTATAGGGCAggttttttaaacaaagaaagGAATCTGGTTTTATTGGATGTTTACATGTCCAGACTTTGTGGTGACATCATTCTGTGTGGATGTTCcagcagccaatcagcagcAGTCTGTGTCAGGTGACGGAGAGTCATCAGCCTTGTGAGCTGCAGgtcggtgtgtgaatgtgaagtgACTCAGAATCATAAGATGaacacaaaaaaagtaattcGATAACCTCCCAGAATGCATCTCAACAATAGTATCATGTTATGGTACTTTTTACTAAGTAGTACTGATCGTGTGTATATGAGCTCTGACGTTCCAcaaagactgaatgaaaaatactTTAACAGAATTTATTTAGACTTTTTatcacagagaaaacaaagagtGCAAAACGACGAtgggagacaaaaaaagaaacctgaGCTGAAACTGAAGAAGTCAATAATCACGTATACTCTGTCATTAAAACGCAGCTCGGACACACAGTCTGTTGTTTCCAATTAAAAGAAACTCTTGAcgtgatgtcactgatgatgcaGCTCAGGTGTGTGATGATGTCAGAGTGATGTCAGATGTAGAGGGGGTGGTACTGGCGGTGGGTCAGTCTCTTCCTGCAGGTAGGACAGGTGTGTGATGACGTCAGAGAGTCCCTAAGACACTGGCTGCAGAAAACGTGGCCACATTTAGTGGAAACAACCAATCGGCCGCTCTCGACGATCTGTGGAGGAAACAAcaaccagccaatcagaacgcAGGACTCTACCTGCTGGTTACTGTGAGGATCTGGATCCTTCTGGATCAGACCGTTTCAGTAGGTTTACTCTGAGGATCTGGATCCTGCTGGGTCCGACCGTTTCAGTAGGTTTACTGTGAGGATCTGGATCCTGCTGGTTCAGATCGTTTCAGTAGGTTTACTGTGAGGATCTGGATCCTGCTGGTTCAGATCGTTTCAGTAGGTTTACTGTGAGGATCTGGATCTGGATCCTGCTGGGTCCGACCGTTTCAGTAAGTTTACTGTGAGGATCTGGATCCAGCTGGGTCAGATCGTTTCAGTAGGTTTACTGTGAGGATCTGGATCCTGCTGGTTCAGATCGTTTCAGTAGGTTTACTGTGAGGATCTGGATCCTGCTGGGTCCGACCGTTTCAGTAAGTTTACTGTGAGGATCTGGATCCAGCTGGGTCAGATCGTTTCAGTAGGCTTACTGTGAGGATCTGGATCCAGCTGGGTCAGATCGTTTCAGTAGGCTTACTGTGAGGATCTGGATCCAGCTGGGTCAGATCGTTTCAGTAGGCTTACTGTGAGGATCTGGATCCAGCTGGGTCAGATCGTTTCAGTAGGCTTACTGTGAGGATCTGGATCCAGCTGGGTCAGATCGTTTCAGTAGGTTTACTGTGAGGATCTGGATCTGGATCCAGCTGGGTCAGATCGTTTCAGTAGGTTTACTGTGAGGATCTGGATCCTGCTGGTTCAGATCGTTTCAGTAGGTTTACTGTGAGGATCTGGATCTGGATCCTGCTGGTTCAGATCGTTTCAGTAGGTTTACTGTGAGGATCTGGATCTGGATCCTGCTGGGTCCGACCGTTTCAGTAGGTTTACTGTGAGGATCTGGATCCTGCTGGGTCCGACCGTTTCAGTAGGTTTACTGTGAGGATCTGGATCCTGCTGGGTCCGACCGTTTCAGTAGGTTTACTGTGAGGATNNNNNNNNNNNNNNNNNNNNNNNNNNNNNNNNNNNNNNNNNNNNNNNNNNNNNNNNNNNNNNNNNNNNNNNNNNNNNNNNNNNNNNNNNNNNNNNNNNNNTTACTGTGAGGATCTGGATCCAGCTGGGTCAGATCGTTTCAGTAGGCTTACTGTGAGGATCTGGATCCAGCTGGGTCAGATCGTTTCAGTAGGCTTACTGTGAGGATCTGGATCCAGCTGGGTCAGATCGTTTCAGTAGGTTTACTGTGAGGATCTGGATCTGGATCCAGCTGGGTCAGATCGTTTCAGTAGGTTTACTGTGAGGATCTGGATCCAGCTGGGTCAGATCGTTTCAGTAGGTTTACTGTGAGGATCTGGATCTGGATCCTGCTGGTTCAGATCGTTTCAGTAGGTTTACTGTGAGGATCTGGATCTGGATCCTGCTGGGTCCGACCGTTTCAGTAGGTTTACTGTGAGGATCTGGATCCTGCTGGGTCCGACCGTTTCAGTAGGTTTACTGTGAGGATCTGGATCCTGCTGGGTCCGACCGTTTCAGTAGGTTTACTGTGAGGATCTGGATCCTGCTGGGTCCGACCGTTTCAGTAGGTTTACTGTGAGGATCTGGATCCTGCTGGGTCCGACCGTTTCAGTAAGTTTACTGTGAGGATCTGGATCAGGATCCTGCTGGTTCAGATCGTTTCAGTAGGTTTACTGTGAGGATCAGGATCCTGCTGGATCAGATCGTTTCAGTAGGTTTACTGTGAGGATCTGGATCCTGCTGGATCAGACCGTTTCAGTAGGTTTACTGTGAGGATCTGGATCAGGATCCTGCTGGATCAGACCGTTTCAGTAGGTTTACTGTGAGGATCTGGATCCTGCTGGATCAGACCGTTTCAGTAGGTTTACTGTGAGGATCTGGATCCTGCTGGGTCAGATCGTTTCAGTAGGTTTACTGTGAGGATCTGGATCCTGCTGGGTCAGATCGTTTCAGTAGGTTTACTGTGAGGATCTGGATCCTGCTGGGTCAGATCGTTTCAGTAGGTTTACTGTGAGGATCTGGATCCTGCTGGTTCAGATCGTTTCAGTAGGTTTACTGTGAGGATCTGGATCCTGCTGGTTCAGATCGTTTCAGTAGGTTTACTGTGAGGATCTGGATCTGGATCCTGCTGGATCAGATCGTTTCAGTAGGTTTACTGTGAGGATCTGGATCCTGTGTGACAGGTGTGTCTGAGTCTCACCTCAGAGTACGAGTCCAGACAGATGGGACAGCTGATCGTCCCCGGGGTcgacctgaaacacagagactCTGCTGGTTTCTACTgtcacatcacacacagaccATGCTACCTGGGACCAGGTGGGTCAAACTACTACCTGGCTGTGATGTAAAGACAACGTTAGCTGAGACCAGGTGGGTCGGACTACTACCTGGAGGAGCTGTTGGCGTGTAGAGAGGACATTAGTGCAGCGTTGAGGACAGGGGGCGTGTCCTCGTCGTCATCACTGCTGACGACGTAACTCTCTCCTGTGGTGACCCCGCCCCTGTTCTGAGGACCTGATGGAGGACACCCAGAAAATTGTTGCACTGTCTCTTTAATGAAACTTTATTTCAACATGAAACTCAGGCAGAATAAAAGTTTTACCTTCGTCCACCAGCTGGCTCATCACGGCGGCGGAGGCAGAAGGAAAAGAGACCGTTAGTTTGATCCGTTTTCTCTTTGACTAAAAAGTCTGAACACAATTCAGCAACCGATCAATATGCTAATTATTAGTTTGTAGGGAGAACGTGTGCTTTGCTGCCCTTTCCTGTGCATTAGCATGTATTAGCGTGTAGAGACTGTTTCTTGTATAGAAACACTACTGGAGGGGCGCGGCCAGGCGGCACAAGCGCGTCGGTAGCCGGTCAGAAGACTGAAGTCAACGTAGATTACGCCTCGtttgtaaattaaaacataTGTGAGCACACCAGACCtgatgttgttcaagtcagccgcaagccaaaaagctaaaggaagaacgaggtagagaggcgttctttccccAGCGGTAAGTGCTGCCATCAGGCCGAGCTGCGTCTTCTGTTGtgaactttgtgcgaccagcaaaaagcttttcaCCGCAAACAATTTTGTAtcgaagcatctgctgaagcagctgAGCAACGTGAAGCTtagcctgtagaaagaaactccagcagctgctgcCAGTGAAGCACCCGCTCCGCAGCAGAGAGTGGCGTTCAGCATcgttatgtgttcagtaaaaccactgaatacttctcttatTATTGCATTTACAAAACATTAACGTTAGTCCAGAAGTCCAGACGGTGGTGTTAAAAAGCCTCTTCTGTAAAAATCATCctcattgctgctgttatgaacacacggtttttattatctttaaatAGCCTATAGATCCGGCATCCTCTGCTCTGAGAGGCGTTTTTCAGTTCAGCTGCTTGTTGCCtcctcaataaaaataattttaaaaaaaattgtttttttaatacactttacatttgaaacaaatctcaaaggctacgttcagactgcaggccttaacgCTGATTTCCCCAgattgtttgacagttcacattatagtttaaacgtggcccatatcagactccagcgtgaactgtccgcggccttaaagtgacccgcatgtgcagaagaagaacacgcagcagcagctgttgcaggctgcagaagtaaacaaggagcaacagaggttaaCTCCGGTTAGCTCGCGGGAGACtcccgtttttcattgtcctctgaagggtcacatttctcccgaattatgacacaactttctgttcttttcattacagtttctgGCGCTGgacaacgcaactgccccacaactcactctctccccactgtgtccgctcggacaagtagcatgcacgtaactcagaagagagctcgcggTCCGGTGAACTTCAGGTATAATAAAAGGAATCTGTGAGCAGATTATAGCGAGGCAGAGGAGGGAGAGTTCCACATGTTTGataatggcttttgtggagctttttcgttcatagcggctccgtctacagcagaacagctgctctacagtgacgtcaaagtcgcacataaaaagatcagatctgtaACTGGAAGAGATCAgcttccatgtgacttggcctgtttaCACTGTCAtgaaaagatcagatctgagtcacatatgggcgcaaaaaaaaaaacaaaatcggatttgggtcacattggcctgcagtctgaacgtagccaaaGTGCTACAGTTAAGATCATAAAAGCAAggtaaaaaaacatgcaatataaaatacaaataggTAATGCAACAGCTTGCAGGGTTAATTAAAACTCATACGTTCTGCTAAAAAGACAGGAGCGGCAGAACAGAAAGCCCGACCACCCACGGTGCTGAGCTTTGTCCTGGGGAGAAGGAGGCGGTTTGAGTTTGTTCTCAGGTTAATAATTGTTCCAGTTTCTGAAAtgcgctgctgaacaggtttcccGTCACTTTTAAAGGACAGggtggttgaaagtaatacTAACGGAACGAGTAAcgtgactatttacttttaatacccagtaataagtgaagtaatattattactttttaaatgagtaaaaaGTAAATCATTACAATTTCAGAGTAATTTGCCCAACGCTGCAGCTAGATGTGCCGTAGAAACTGATGTGCCGTGTAGACAAAGCGCCGCTTTCTCAGACCAAAATGGAATTTAATCTTTGCATCAAGTGACTCGCGTGAGTTTGATGGCTGCACTACTCGCCTGGTGTTCTCATACAAACGCATGATTCCTGCAGCTGCATGAACTCAAAGTCAACATTTAGCTGGGATTTAGTTGCAAGAAACGGATTTCTTCTATTCTCTAAATATTAAGTCAcactttgtcaggtctgtcagtaAGATCACAAGTGGGTGACCACTGACGCTAACAAAACACACGGCGGCTCACTGCTGAGAAGCGCGAGTGAAGATACATCAACttttaatcccaaaaattaaagtaaaatgttaaattaataaaagacgTTAACTCTGAGCTCTTCCTGCTGGTAAACGGGCGCACTGTGGGTCTTTATTGGTCCAAAGCTCCGGCGCCGCCCCGGCTCTCTCCTCCAGAGCTGCCGTCTGTCGGCCGGCAGAGAGTCTGTCCCTCAGCCCGGCGTCCCTGTCCTCGACACACCCTGATGCCGTCGGTGACATCCGGACAGTCtgaacactgataggctatggCGATACAGCGTCATgtttatgtatgcatgtatgttttAGCATGTGTTGGCAGGTATTAGCGTTAGCGTGTGTTGAATGTTACCAGTACTGAGTCGTTGTTGGTCAGGTCGACCACAGCAGCTTCTGATCCCTCACAGGTCAgatccaccacctcctccacacctgaacacacatcagttattgattattgatcagATCTGGCGCTGCTAATTAATAACagagtactgtactgtactgactGTCCTCAGTGTTGTCCATCACAGCGATGGTCTCTGTGCGGGGGGCAGGGTTACCATCTGACGCCCTGCTAATGTTAGCCGTCCTGTTAGCCGTCCTGTTAGCTGCCCTGTTGGCTGCCCTGTTAGCGCTAGCTGTCCTCCTAGCGTTagctcctctgctgctcttGGGTCTGGAAACTAGAGGACTTCCTGtgatcctcctcttcctctgagtCTATACATCACAACACACATTCATTACATCACAGCGGTGGGCGGGGTTTAATCTAAATGAAAAAGCAGctaacaaacagaaaacactggaCCAATCGGTGAAGTTCAGATCCTGATCTGAGGTCAGACTGAAACACTGAAGAAGAAtactcacagagctgctcatAGCAGAGACGCTGGAGACCCTGCagggacacagacacacagacacacaggggTTAAAGAGAGACACGTAGACCACATCACTCGGACTGCTCTGTTAGCATCTGCTGTTAGCAGCGCCGACATCACTCGGACTGCTCTGTTAGCAGCGCCGACATCACTCGGACTGCTCTGTTAGCAGCGCCGACATCACTCGGACTGCTCTGTTAGCAGCGCCGACATCACTCGGACTGCTCTGTTAGCAGCGCCGACATCACTCGGACTGCTCTGTTAGCAGCATCAACTCACTCTGACTGCTCTGTTAGCAGCATCAACTCACTCTGACTGCTCTGTTAGCAGCATCAACTCACTCTGACTGCTCTGTTAGCATCAACTCACTCTGACTGCTCTGTTAGCATCAACTCACTCTGACTGCTCTGTTAGCATCAACTCACTCTGACTGCTCTGTTAGCATCAACTCACTCTGACTGCTCTGTTAGCACCGACATCACTCTGACTGCTCTGTTAGCACCGACATCACTCTGACTGCTCTGTTAGCATCGACATCACTCTGACTGCTCTGTTAGCACCAACTCACTCTGACTGCTCTGTTAGCACCGACATCACTCTGACTGCTCTGTTAGCACCGACATCACTCTGACTGCTCTGTTAGCATCGACATCACTCTGACTGCTCTGTTAGCATCGACATCACTCTGACTGCTCTGTTAGCATCGACATCACTCTGACTGCTCTGTTAGCATCAACTCACTCTGACTGCTCTGTTAGCATCAACTCACTCTGACTGCTCTGTTAGCATCAACATCACTCTGACTGCTCTGTTAGCATCGACATCACTCTGACTGCTCTGTTAGCATCGACATCACTCTGACTGCTCTGTTAGCACCGACATCACTCTGACTGCTCTGTTAGCATCAACATCACTCTGACTGCTCTGTTAGCATCAACATCACTCTGACTGCTCTGTTAGCATCAACTCACTCTGACTGCTCTGTTAGCATCAACTCACTCTGACTGCTCTGTTAGCATCGACATCACTCTGACTGCTCTGTTAGCATCAACTCACTCTGACTGCTCTGTTAGCACCGACATCACTCTGACTGCTCTGTTAGCACCGACATCACTCTGACTGCTCTGTTAGCACCGACATCACTCTGACTGCTCTGTTAGCATCGACATCACTCTGACTGCTCTGTTAGCACCGACATCACTCTGACTGCTCTGTTAGCACCGACATCACTCTGACTGCTCTGTTAGCATCAACTCACTCTGACTGCTCTGTTAGCATCAACTCACTCTGACTGCTCTGTTAGCATCAACATCACTCTGACTGCTCTGTTAGCATCGACATCACTCTGACTGCTCTGTTAGCATCGACATCACTCTGACTGCTCTGTTAGCATCAACTCACTCTGACTGCTCTGTTAGCATCAACTCACTCGGACTGCTCTGTTAGCATCAACTCACTCTGACTGCTCTGTTAGCATCATGCTAAACAACCTGACAGTTAACATCAAATAGCCGTTAGCTGTTAGCATTCAGTTAGCTAGCAGTCGGCTTTGGCAGGTTAACGTGCTTCACGTTTAGCGTCCATTTATGTTGTTTAAAGTAATTAATAAGTGAATAAAGTGGGCCAGGTTCCGGTTGGAAGGGACCGGTTCGGGCTTCGGAGTAACTCTGCGTACCAAGTTTCGGGGAAACAGGATCTGACACCGGTAACAACAGAGTGAGCATCAGTTAGCATCAGTTAGCTCTTCACTCACCGTGAGCGTGTTTTCTCTCCTGTTAGCGGCTATGCTAGCGGTTAGCTGCCGTCTAAATTAGTTCCGCGGCTGTTTCAACTTTCAGACGTTTAAACTGAAAACCTCAGAATGAACTGACTGATTTGTTCCCGCCAAACAGCTGATGTTGAGGTTAGCTTCTACAGCTTGCTTCCGGAGCTGCTTCTACTTCGTCTCTTAACGGAAGTTGGAAACCAGATGTTGGACTCATTACCGCCACTTGGCGTCTGTCAGCGACTTTCAAGCCTCTGCGTTACATCTGCGTTTCACTCTGTACAGTCTATAGTTTCACTTCACACAGAAATATACtgaatatacataaatatatatactcttttattattcttatataacttgcatttgtttattccatatttatatatttctacatttatttatgttaactTTACGcatagcaccttatcaccaagtAAATTCCTTGTattgtaaaacactacttggcaataaagctccttctgatatatacacatatctatctatctatatatctatatagatagatagatatgcaAGGTACAagattgtttatttgtcattatacagcacaaggctgcataacaaaatgaaatttgtagttccttcatgttacacacacaacatataattaagtgtaggcctatatttaaatatggtaacatataaaataaaacaatacagttatgtatatacatatatacagacaAGTATTACTTACACCCCGAACATTCCACAGGagattttttaatttgtatggGCTGAATGTAAACAGCTACAACCacatgataatatgaaagtttcatcttcacaataaacagtctgacatttgggaaacagagtccatcttcgctgcgtttgtgcaccaagcatcatcaatgtaaaacacagtccaactcctctcatcttgcctgTCTTGTGCTGGCAgctcagaacacacacacacacacacacacacatatatatatatatatatatatatatacacacatatactgtcGGCTACGACCTGGATGAGAATCTTTACCCACATGGATCAATAGGTGCGTTGGACTTCATCGCTTCTGCGCAGcactgacttaacgtgatgcatgctggacttaacaaAGCAGGTAGCTGCAGCTGCTTTTCTCTGACTGCACAAAGTTGGATCCACTTTTTGCCTGATCTAGCgacatttttctttacaaaatgccgcaagatcagtcattgatctcagctcacagtaagctcacgcaggaATGTATCCGACTTGACGGTGCTGTTATGCCCCGCTACCAAGTCTGCAAAAGTCGGCCGCAGTCATCTCGCACCTGATATAACAGACCTGCAGACCTGCAGTCCAGTAGACCTGCAGACCAGCTGTCCAGTAGACCTGCAGACCAGctgtccagcagggggcagcagaGTCTGAGAGAAATTCAGTGTTAGATGTTAGATTATGAGA
This portion of the Micropterus dolomieu isolate WLL.071019.BEF.003 ecotype Adirondacks linkage group LG19, ASM2129224v1, whole genome shotgun sequence genome encodes:
- the rnf4 gene encoding RING finger protein 4, with amino-acid sequence MSSSTQRKRRITGSPLVSRPKSSRGANARRTASANRAANRAANRTANRTANISRASDGNPAPRTETIAVMDNTEDSVEEVVDLTCEGSEAAVVDLTNNDSVLLVDEGPQNRGGVTTGESYVVSSDDDEDTPPVLNAALMSSLHANSSSRSTPGTISCPICLDSYSEIVESGRLVVSTKCGHVFCSQCLRDSLTSSHTCPTCRKRLTHRQYHPLYI